A window of Syngnathus acus chromosome 17, fSynAcu1.2, whole genome shotgun sequence genomic DNA:
AGGCCCGGCTcggcctttttgttttgcggcTTCATGAAGTTCTCCACGGCGGCGTAGCCGTTCACGGCTTTCTCGTAGAGGGTGTCCTCGGTGGACCTGGCGATGACTACTGCACGTTCCGGGTAATACAGAGAGGCAGTGGTGGCCATAAGGACCACCGGGTAGATGACCCTTTTCACCCACGAGCGTCTGGCGAGAAGCAGCCCCAGCAAGCCAGTACAACCAATGATACCGGCCTTAGCGTGGAAATCTCCCGGTGGGTTTTTGACGAACGCCCAAGAGTCGCCCGCCAGCTGGACTTTGGGTTCGATGCGGTCGTACGTTGTCCGACACCAAGTAGTGTACGGCTCCGCGAGCTTCCGCAGGGTGGCGACACACTGCTCCAGTTCCCCGGCGACGGGCTCTTCGAGCGCGGCTTTCTCTTGTCGCGGCGCAACGTACAGAGACAGGTCTTCCCAGTTTAATTTTGCAGGCTGGGGCTTATTTCCGTCACCGGCTGCGGCGTAGACTGTGGCAGGCCCCAAACTGAAAGCTCCGACCACGAGTCTACCTGTCACCTTCAACATGATCCCTGGTTGCCATGCGTGGCCAGTACGGCGAATCGGGAGGGACATTCTTCCTCAAGGCGAACACATCCAATTATACCGACATCACCAAGAAGCCATTTAGGTTTCGTTGTGTGGAATTCATCCGCACTTGTTGGTATATATCTGTAATAGTTAGCAACACAAATAATTCTTCTCGATCGTTGTATGTGCGATCCGTATCGTCACGTTTTGTAGCGCTTGTTCATGTGACGTCACGGTTACCTTGGTAACAACGACGTTTACAGAATACAAGCGGCACTTTCTGCATGCAAGAATTATACTTCACAGAAGAATAATAGTCGCTATACAAGTTGAGAATTGAGGAAAAATGGAATATCTTGACGTCTCGTCCATTAACAATATGAAGGCGCTGTCTGCCTTGCTTTCCCCTGAAcaagaagatgaaaatgacGAAGACTATCAAGTGAGTATCATTTCCCATGTAagtgttgtcttttttcccctctgatGTAAAGTGTCATCTTTCCTAGGATGCACCTCCTTTGGCAAAAATGGGCCCTGGACATCTCGGCCCCCCGGCCAAAAAGGAGAAAGAAGGTAAAC
This region includes:
- the LOC119137140 gene encoding MICOS complex subunit MIC26-like; this encodes MSLPIRRTGHAWQPGIMLKVTGRLVVGAFSLGPATVYAAAGDGNKPQPAKLNWEDLSLYVAPRQEKAALEEPVAGELEQCVATLRKLAEPYTTWCRTTYDRIEPKVQLAGDSWAFVKNPPGDFHAKAGIIGCTGLLGLLLARRSWVKRVIYPVVLMATTASLYYPERAVVIARSTEDTLYEKAVNGYAAVENFMKPQNKKAEPGLDSAGKR